A stretch of the Serratia marcescens genome encodes the following:
- a CDS encoding MalY/PatB family protein — protein MFDFSTPIDRHGTWCTQWDYIADRFGSADLLPFTISDMDFATAPCILEALQRRLQHGVLGYSRWQHEDFLGALRHWYQQRFNTAIDTATAVYGPSVIYMAAQLIRQWSVPGDYVVTHTPAYDAFYKVILANQRQLLACPLHKAGDDWRCDMAHLEALLARPQTKILLLCSPHNPTGKVWRRDELQQMAELCERHDVRVISDEIHMDMVWGERRHTPWSQVATGAWALLTSGSKSFNIPALTGAYGFISDDASREAYFQQLKARDGLSSPAVLAVAAHVAAYRHGEPWLDSLRDYLQDNLTYVAERLEQAFPALGWRPPQATYLAWIDLRPLAVDDRALQQVLIEREKVAIMPGFTYGEEGRGFLRLNVGCPRSKLEAGMDKLIAGLRLVLGDQ, from the coding sequence ATGTTTGATTTCTCCACCCCGATCGACCGCCACGGCACCTGGTGCACCCAGTGGGACTATATCGCCGATCGCTTCGGCAGCGCCGATCTGCTGCCGTTCACCATCTCCGATATGGATTTCGCCACTGCGCCGTGCATTCTCGAGGCGTTGCAGCGGCGCCTGCAGCACGGCGTGCTGGGCTACAGCCGCTGGCAGCATGAGGATTTTCTCGGCGCGCTGCGCCACTGGTATCAGCAACGTTTCAACACCGCTATCGACACCGCAACGGCGGTGTACGGCCCTTCCGTTATCTACATGGCGGCGCAGCTGATCCGCCAATGGTCCGTACCGGGCGACTATGTGGTGACCCATACCCCGGCCTACGACGCCTTCTACAAGGTGATCCTCGCCAACCAACGCCAGCTGTTGGCCTGCCCGCTGCACAAAGCCGGCGACGACTGGCGCTGCGACATGGCGCACCTTGAGGCGTTGCTGGCGCGGCCGCAAACCAAGATCCTGCTGCTGTGCAGCCCGCATAACCCCACCGGCAAAGTGTGGCGCCGCGACGAGCTGCAGCAGATGGCCGAACTGTGCGAGCGCCACGACGTGCGCGTCATCAGCGATGAGATCCACATGGACATGGTCTGGGGGGAACGCCGCCATACGCCATGGAGCCAGGTGGCGACCGGCGCCTGGGCCCTGTTGACCTCCGGCTCCAAGAGTTTCAACATTCCGGCGCTGACCGGTGCCTACGGCTTCATCAGCGACGATGCCAGCCGCGAAGCTTACTTCCAGCAGCTCAAAGCCCGCGACGGCCTCTCCTCGCCGGCGGTGCTGGCGGTGGCCGCGCACGTGGCCGCCTATCGCCACGGCGAACCCTGGTTGGATTCCCTGCGCGACTACCTGCAGGATAATCTGACCTACGTCGCCGAGCGGTTGGAACAAGCGTTTCCGGCGCTGGGCTGGCGCCCGCCGCAGGCCACTTACCTGGCCTGGATCGATCTGCGGCCGCTGGCCGTAGACGATCGGGCGCTGCAGCAGGTGCTGATCGAGCGCGAAAAGGTGGCGATCATGCCGGGCTTTACCTACGGCGAGGAAGGCCGCGGGTTCCTGCGCCTCAACGTCGGTTGCCCACGCAGCAAGCTGGAGGCCGGCATGGACAAACTGATCGCCGGATTGCGGTTGGTGCTGGGCGACCAATAG